A window of the Brumimicrobium sp. genome harbors these coding sequences:
- the mutS gene encoding DNA mismatch repair protein MutS → MKQYNNIKAKHPSALLLFRVGDFYETFGEDAVKTSKILGIVLTKRKNGAAGDMELAGFPHHSLDVYLPKLVRAGQRVAICDQLEDPKMTKTIVKRGVTELVTPGVALNDQVLEQKKNNFLASVFIGKKLIGVSFLDISTGEFLLAQGNYNYIDKLMQGFEPSEVLYCRTQESKFQELFGTQYYSFRLEDWVYTEDFGTEILNKHFQTKNLKGFGIEELTEGLIAAGSILHYVSETHHDKLGHILKISRIEEDKFVWLDRFTARNLELIHSPHENGTTLLSVLDKTLTPMGGRLMKRWLVLPLKDLKAIEQRLEGVENLIEQDDLTYELRQRLGGVYDLERLASKIAVGKVNPKEVNQLKITLEELQAIQDLLKKSKAKSLQGIVDRINPCVDLIKTIKEQLDEDAAIQVGKGKVIADGFNSELDELRALSSSGKQFLEELQQREADRTGIPSLKVSFNNVFGYYIEVRNTHKDKVPDDWIRKQTLVNAERYITQELKEYESKILGAEEKIEIIERRLFTELILSIADYIQTIQLNAFLIGQLDCLASFAVVSKENNYNKPMLDEHFEIDIKGGRHPVIEKCMGIGEEYIPNDIFLDNESQQIIMITGPNMSGKSAILRQTALISLMAQIGCFVPATHAKLGVVDKIFTRVGASDNISSGESTFMVEMNETASILNNLSARSLVLLDEIGRGTSTYDGISIAWAIAEYLHESPQAKCKTLFATHYHELNEMTNKFSRIKNYTVSVKEIDNKILFLRKLVPGGSEHSFGIHVAKLAGMPSMVVSRAEKMLKELESSNRTTDKEKVKEAANSPDMQLSFFQLDDPILEEIREEVKNIDINTLTPVEALFKLNEIQRKVGKG, encoded by the coding sequence CATTCATTGGATGTATATCTTCCAAAATTGGTGAGAGCAGGTCAACGTGTGGCTATTTGCGATCAATTGGAAGATCCTAAAATGACTAAAACCATTGTCAAAAGAGGTGTAACAGAGTTAGTTACTCCAGGAGTAGCATTAAACGATCAAGTATTAGAACAAAAGAAAAATAACTTTTTAGCTTCTGTGTTTATCGGTAAGAAACTGATTGGAGTTTCATTCTTAGATATTTCTACAGGTGAATTTTTACTAGCTCAAGGAAATTACAATTATATAGATAAACTCATGCAAGGTTTTGAACCTAGTGAAGTGCTATATTGTAGAACACAAGAAAGTAAGTTTCAGGAACTTTTTGGGACACAATACTATTCTTTTCGTTTAGAAGATTGGGTATATACAGAAGATTTTGGAACAGAAATTTTAAATAAGCATTTCCAAACTAAAAACCTAAAAGGATTTGGAATTGAGGAGCTAACAGAAGGGCTTATAGCAGCAGGATCTATCCTACATTATGTGTCTGAAACCCATCATGATAAGTTAGGGCATATTCTAAAAATTAGCAGGATAGAAGAAGATAAATTCGTCTGGCTCGACCGTTTTACTGCTAGAAATCTAGAATTGATTCATTCTCCCCATGAAAATGGTACAACTTTATTGTCTGTCCTAGATAAAACTCTAACACCAATGGGAGGGCGTTTGATGAAACGTTGGTTAGTACTTCCTTTGAAAGATTTAAAAGCCATTGAACAGCGTTTGGAAGGAGTTGAAAATTTAATTGAACAAGATGATTTAACCTATGAGTTGCGCCAGCGTTTAGGAGGAGTATACGACTTAGAGCGATTGGCTTCCAAAATAGCGGTAGGGAAAGTAAATCCTAAAGAAGTGAATCAATTAAAGATTACATTGGAAGAATTACAAGCTATCCAGGATTTACTCAAAAAATCAAAAGCAAAGTCATTACAAGGAATTGTGGATAGGATAAATCCATGTGTAGATTTAATTAAAACGATCAAAGAACAGTTAGATGAGGACGCGGCTATACAAGTTGGAAAGGGAAAGGTAATAGCAGATGGATTTAATTCGGAATTAGATGAATTGAGAGCCTTGTCTTCTTCTGGAAAACAATTCTTGGAGGAGTTGCAACAAAGAGAAGCTGATCGTACTGGTATTCCTAGTCTAAAAGTTTCTTTTAACAATGTCTTTGGCTATTATATTGAAGTTAGAAACACACATAAAGATAAAGTCCCTGATGATTGGATTCGTAAGCAAACGCTGGTTAATGCCGAACGTTATATTACCCAAGAACTCAAAGAATATGAGAGTAAAATCTTAGGGGCAGAAGAGAAAATTGAAATAATAGAACGAAGATTATTTACAGAATTAATTCTATCTATTGCCGACTATATCCAAACCATTCAATTAAATGCTTTTCTTATCGGACAATTAGATTGTTTAGCTTCATTTGCTGTAGTTTCCAAAGAAAATAATTACAATAAGCCAATGCTTGATGAGCATTTTGAGATAGACATCAAAGGAGGGCGTCATCCAGTGATTGAAAAATGTATGGGTATTGGTGAAGAGTATATTCCAAATGATATTTTTCTTGATAATGAATCTCAGCAAATCATTATGATTACCGGACCTAACATGTCAGGTAAAAGTGCAATTCTGCGACAGACAGCTCTTATTTCATTAATGGCACAAATAGGTTGTTTTGTTCCTGCTACTCATGCTAAATTAGGTGTAGTTGATAAGATTTTCACACGTGTTGGCGCTTCAGATAATATTTCATCAGGTGAATCTACTTTTATGGTCGAGATGAATGAAACAGCAAGTATTCTGAATAATTTATCTGCCAGAAGCCTGGTTTTATTAGATGAAATAGGTCGAGGAACCAGTACTTATGACGGTATTTCTATAGCGTGGGCTATCGCAGAATATCTACATGAATCTCCCCAAGCTAAATGCAAAACCTTGTTTGCAACACATTATCATGAGTTGAATGAAATGACCAATAAATTCTCACGCATTAAAAACTATACAGTCTCTGTTAAGGAAATTGACAATAAGATTTTATTCCTGCGCAAGCTAGTGCCCGGAGGAAGTGAGCATAGTTTTGGAATTCATGTTGCCAAACTTGCAGGTATGCCTAGTATGGTTGTTTCTCGCGCAGAAAAGATGTTAAAAGAACTGGAATCATCTAATCGAACTACAGACAAAGAGAAAGTAAAAGAAGCCGCTAACAGTCCCGATATGCAGTTAAGCTTTTTCCAGTTAGATGATCCTATCCTAGAAGAAATCCGTGAAGAAGTCAAAAATATTGATATAAACACGCTAACCCCAGTTGAAGCTTTATTTAAACTAAATGAGATACAACGAAAAGTAGGGAAGGGGTAG